Proteins co-encoded in one Cucurbita pepo subsp. pepo cultivar mu-cu-16 chromosome LG15, ASM280686v2, whole genome shotgun sequence genomic window:
- the LOC111811269 gene encoding scopoletin glucosyltransferase-like isoform X1, which yields MGTQLHMFLFPLMASGHMIPMVDMAKLLAARGVKVTVVTTPLNSIAISNSIHTSKSLSVSNIHLLILKFPSAEVGLPEGCENGDSVIGPAILPKFISALNLLQTPFEEAVMEHRPHCIVADIFFPWVNNVAAKFGIPKLGFHGIGFFPFCAMEFVRIHQPHNHVSSDTEPFLIPHLPGEISFTKLKLHETMREDIKNDSSDFLKRAQEAESTSYGVVMNSFYELEAEYADCYRNVLGRKAWHIGPLSLCNQEIEEKSQRGKESAIDEHECLKWLDSKKPNSVVYVCFGSMTKFSSDQLREIANGLETSGKYFIWVVRKVNGEDKEEDKKWLPEGFEQRMEGKGLIIRGWAPQVLILDHPAVGGFVTHSGWNSTLEGVAAGVPMVTWPVAGEQFYNEKLVTEVLKIGVAVGTQKWVRIVGDFVKGEAVEKAIRRVMEGEEAEKMRNRAKELGEMAKRAVAENGSSYSDLDALIKELKSLAF from the exons ATGGGTACTCAGCTCCACATGTTCTTGTTCCCTTTGATGGCTAGCGGACACATGATTCCCATGGTCGACATGGCCAAGTTGCTTGCAGCTCGCGGCGTCAAGGTCACCGTCGTCACGACCCCTCTTAATTCCATCGCCATCTCTAACTCAATCCACACTTCCAAATCCCTCTCTGTTTCAAACATTCATCTTCTCATCCTCAAATTCCCCTCTGCCGAAGTGGGTCTGCCGGAAGGTTGTGAAAATGGCGACTCTGTTATCGGTCCCGCCATATTACCCAAATTCATCTCTGCTTTGAATTTGCTCCAAACCCCATTTGAGGAGGCTGTAATGGAACACCGCCCCCATTGCATCGTCGCCGATATTTTCTTCCCTTGGGTCAACAATGTCGCTGCTAAATTTGGCATCCCCAAGCTGGGCTTCCATGGCATTGGTTTTTTCCCGTTCTGTGCTATGGAGTTCGTGAGGATTCACCAGCCTCATAACCATGTTTCGTCCGATACAGAGCCTTTTCTCATTCCTCATCTCCCCGGGGAGATTTCTTTCACGAAATTGAAACTCCACGAGACCATGCGAGAGGATATCAAAAATGATTCAAGCGATTTTTTGAAAAGGGCTCAAGAGGCAGAGTCCACGTCTTATGGGGTTGTTATGAACAGTTTTTACGAGCTGGAAGCAGAGTATGCTGATTGCTATAGAAATGTGTTGGGACGAAAGGCGTGGCATATTGGTCCACTTTCGTTGTGCAATcaggaaattgaagaaaaatctcAGAGAGGAAAGGAATCCGCCATTGATGAACACGAGTGCTTGAAATGGCTTGACTCCAAAAAACCCAATTCGGTTGTGTATGTGTGTTTTGGAAGTATGACGAAATTCAGCTCCGATCAGCTGAGGGAGATTGCAAATGGGCTTGAAACTTCTGGGAAATATTTCATATGGGTTGTCCGGAAAGTGAACGGAGAAGACAAGGAAGAGGATAAAAAATGGCTGCCGGAGGGGTTCGAACAGAGGATGGAAGGAAAAGGGTTGAt TATAAGAGGATGGGCGCCGCAAGTTCTGATATTGGATCATCCGGCGGTGGGTGGATTCGTGACACACTCCGGGTGGAATTCGACGCTGGAAGGGGTGGCTGCCGGCGTTCCGATGGTGACGTGGCCGGTGGCAGGGGAGCAGTTTTACAACGAGAAATTAGTAACAGAGGTGTTGAAAATTGGAGTGGCTGTTGGGACTCAGAAATGGGTGAGAATTGTGGGAGATTTCGTTAAAGGAGAAGCTGTGGAGAAGGCGATAAGGAGAGTAATGGAGGGTGAAGAAGCAGAGAAGATGAGAAACAGAGCTAAAGAACTGGGAGAGATGGCGAAGAGAGCCGTTGCAGAGAATGGATCGTCCTATTCCGATTTAGATGCTTTGATTAAAGAATTGAAATCATTGGCTTTTTGA
- the LOC111811269 gene encoding scopoletin glucosyltransferase-like isoform X2, which translates to MGTQLHMFLFPLMASGHMIPMVDMAKLLAARGVKVTVVTTPLNSIAISNSIHTSKSLSVSNIHLLILKFPSAEVGLPEGCENGDSVIGPAILPKFISALNLLQTPFEEAVMEHRPHCIVADIFFPWVNNVAAKFGIPKLGFHGIGFFPFCAMEFVRIHQPHNHVSSDTEPFLIPHLPGEISFTKLKLHETMREDIKNDSSDFLKRAQEAESTSYGVVMNSFYELEAEYADCYRNVLGRKAWHIGPLSLCNQEIEEKSQRGKESAIDEHECLKWLDSKKPNSVVYVCFGSMTKFSSDQLREIANGLETSGKYFIWVVRKVNGEDKEEDKKWLPEGFEQRMEGKGLIIRGWAPQVLILDHPAVGGFVTHSGWNSTLEGVAAGVPMVTWPVAGEQFYNEKLVTEVLKIGVAVGTQKWVRIVGDFVKGEAVEKAIRRVMEGEEAEKMRNRAKELGEMAKRAVAENGSSYSDLDALIKELKSLAF; encoded by the exons ATGGGTACTCAGCTCCACATGTTCTTGTTCCCTTTGATGGCTAGCGGACACATGATTCCCATGGTCGACATGGCCAAGTTGCTTGCAGCTCGCGGCGTCAAGGTCACCGTCGTCACGACCCCTCTTAATTCCATCGCCATCTCTAACTCAATCCACACTTCCAAATCCCTCTCTGTTTCAAACATTCATCTTCTCATCCTCAAATTCCCCTCTGCCGAAGTGGGTCTGCCGGAAGGTTGTGAAAATGGCGACTCTGTTATCGGTCCCGCCATATTACCCAAATTCATCTCTGCTTTGAATTTGCTCCAAACCCCATTTGAGGAGGCTGTAATGGAACACCGCCCCCATTGCATCGTCGCCGATATTTTCTTCCCTTGGGTCAACAATGTCGCTGCTAAATTTGGCATCCCCAAGCTGGGCTTCCATGGCATTGGTTTTTTCCCGTTCTGTGCTATGGAGTTCGTGAGGATTCACCAGCCTCATAACCATGTTTCGTCCGATACAGAGCCTTTTCTCATTCCTCATCTCCCCGGGGAGATTTCTTTCACGAAATTGAAACTCCACGAGACCATGCGAGAGGATATCAAAAATGATTCAAGCGATTTTTTGAAAAGGGCTCAAGAGGCAGAGTCCACGTCTTATGGGGTTGTTATGAACAGTTTTTACGAGCTGGAAGCAGAGTATGCTGATTGCTATAGAAATGTGTTGGGACGAAAGGCGTGGCATATTGGTCCACTTTCGTTGTGCAATcaggaaattgaagaaaaatctcAGAGAGGAAAGGAATCCGCCATTGATGAACACGAGTGCTTGAAATGGCTTGACTCCAAAAAACCCAATTCGGTTGTGTATGTGTGTTTTGGAAGTATGACGAAATTCAGCTCCGATCAGCTGAGGGAGATTGCAAATGGGCTTGAAACTTCTGGGAAATATTTCATATGGGTTGTCCGGAAAGTGAACGGAGAAGACAAGGAAGAGGATAAAAAATGGCTGCCGGAGGGGTTCGAACAGAGGATGGAAGGAAAAGGG tTGATTATAAGAGGATGGGCGCCGCAAGTTCTGATATTGGATCATCCGGCGGTGGGTGGATTCGTGACACACTCCGGGTGGAATTCGACGCTGGAAGGGGTGGCTGCCGGCGTTCCGATGGTGACGTGGCCGGTGGCAGGGGAGCAGTTTTACAACGAGAAATTAGTAACAGAGGTGTTGAAAATTGGAGTGGCTGTTGGGACTCAGAAATGGGTGAGAATTGTGGGAGATTTCGTTAAAGGAGAAGCTGTGGAGAAGGCGATAAGGAGAGTAATGGAGGGTGAAGAAGCAGAGAAGATGAGAAACAGAGCTAAAGAACTGGGAGAGATGGCGAAGAGAGCCGTTGCAGAGAATGGATCGTCCTATTCCGATTTAGATGCTTTGATTAAAGAATTGAAATCATTGGCTTTTTGA
- the LOC111811264 gene encoding uncharacterized protein At4g06744-like: MAKPSPLPLLFLFSIFSTAAIALHVPPPTADSQVKHPLTFFFFPWHTPPPPPEYPPPPPPLPPPPPPPPPPPPPPPPPPPPPPPPPPQKPYCATPSPPPPKPKVHPPPPPPPPPPPPPKPKVHPPPPPKKKFRPPPRPSPPPPSISPRIKIAYETIKDFKSRIEDDPLNITNSWVGKDVCKYKGFICDKVPDYKTTALAGVSFNNFGFGGSNLILNGFIDRLPDITFFHANSNNFSGIVPELISDLRYFYELDLSNNKFSGAFPNQVLDATNLTFLDIRFNDFSGPVPPKLFDMDIISAIFLNNNKFNHFIPPNLGNTPARYLTFTSNEFCGPIPKSIGTGKTKKTLIEVLFSDNKLSGCLPMEIGVLENTILFDASKNTLTGPIPYSFGCLAKMEVLNFADNRLYGAIPEMVCQLPHLQNFTLRNNYFTQVGPVCRSLIVKKIIDISGNCILGLPDQKSKEECTHFFSHVQYCPDEKSMKYIPCKGVWYLNEDPAAALRRPARKATEMRTYGALVPH; the protein is encoded by the exons ATGGCCAAGCCCTCTCCTCTTCcccttctcttccttttttccatCTTCTCCACGGCGGCGATTGCCCTACACGTTCCGCCGCCTACTGCCGATTCTCAAGTAAAACATCCcctcactttctttttcttcccctGGCATactcctcctccgcctccagaatatcctcctcctccgcctccgctaccacctccacctccgcctccacctccacctccaccacctccgcctcctcctccacctccaccacctccGCCTCCGCCTCAAAAACCTTACTGTGCCactccatcaccaccaccacctaAACCAAAAGTCCACCCACCACCGccgcctcctccg ccgccgccgccaccacccAAACCAAAAGTGCACCCACCTCCgccacctaaaaaaaaattccgcCCACCGCCCCGAccgtcgccgccgccgccatccATAAGCCCAAGAATCAAAATTGCTTACGAAACCATAAAAGATTTCAAATCCAGAATTGAAGATGACCCATTGAACATAACAAATTCATGGGTAGGAAAAGACGTTTGTAAATACAAAGGATTCATCTGCGACAAAGTCCCCGATTACAAAACCACCGCCTTGGCCGGAGTTAGCTTTAACAACTTCGGATTCGGTGGTTCTAACCTGATTCTCAATGGCTTCATCGACCGTTTGCCCGACATTACTTTCTTCCATGCAAACTCCAACAACTTCTCCGGCATCGTCCCCGAACTCATCTCCGATCTCCGATACTTCTACGAGCTCGATCTCAGCAACAACAAATTCTCCGGCGCCTTCCCTAACCAAGTCCTTGACGCCACCAATCTCACCTTCTTGGATATCCGGTTCAACGACTTCTCCGGTCCCGTCCCCCCCAAGCTCTTCGATATGGACATTATCTCCGCCATCTTCCTTAACAACAACAAGTTTAACCATTTCATTCCGCCCAACCTCGGCAACACCCCTGCTCG ttaCCTCACTTTTACGAGCAACGAGTTTTGCGGGCCAATCCCAAAAAGCATCGGAACCggaaagacaaagaaaaccctaatcgagGTTCTCTTCTCCGACAACAAGCTCTCCGGGTGCTTACCGATGGAGATTGGGGTTTTAGAGAACACAATTCTCTTCGACGCAAGCAAGAACACCCTCACCGGCCCGATCCCCTACTCCTTCGGCTGCTTAGCCAAAATGGAAGTTCTCAACTTCGCCGACAACCGCCTCTACGGCGCCATTCCGGAGATGGTCTGCCAGTTACCCCACCTCCAAAACTTCACCCTTCGCAACAACTACTTCACCCAAGTCGGCCCCGTCTGCCGGAGCTTGATCGTAAAAAAGATTATCGACATTTCGGGGAACTGCATTCTCGGGCTGCCGGACCAGAAATCTAAGGAGGAATGTACCCATTTCTTCAGCCATGTTCAGTACTGCCCTGATGAGAAGTCAATGAAGTACATTCCTTGTAAAGGGGTTTGGTACTTGAATGAAGATCCGGCCGCCGCGCTCCGTCGGCCGGCGAGGAAGGCGACGGAGATGAGAACTTACGGGGCTCTTGTCCCGCATTAA
- the LOC111811288 gene encoding protein IRX15-LIKE-like: MKSAANAKLILLHPSIHKQGLAAPTAATGGAALTPRRWLFSFLTFFTLVFTLTLINSTFSAADRRRSVGGPADSPVLPQPISAALIHYAAVDTNSTKPHMTTAELSSIAAALSPCSPACNFLIFGLTHESLLWRALNHGGVTVFLDENEFHVSKFEQSNPGIEAYDVQYTTKVSQMKELLIQAQSHADNECKPVQNLLFSECKLGINDLPNHIYQVPWDVILVDGPRGYSPTSPGRMSAIFTAGVLARSKCGKRNSKTHVFVHEMGREVERIYSEEFLCRENLSESVDSLGHFVVEKRMQGNGGRFCKNSSSSSSILR, translated from the coding sequence ATGAAATCCGCCGCCAACGCCAAGCTCATCCTCCTCCACCCCTCCATCCACAAACAAGGCCTCGCCGCCCCCACCGCCGCTACCGGCGGAGCAGCACTCACCCCTCGCCGCTGGCTCTTCTCCTTCCTCACCTTCTTCACTCTCGTCTTCACTCTAACCCTCATTAACTCCACCTTCTCCGCCGCCGACCGTCGCCGCTCTGTCGGCGGCCCCGCCGACTCCCCTGTTCTCCCCCAACCGATTTCCGCAGCCCTCATCCACTACGCCGCCGTCGATACAAACTCCACTAAGCCCCACATGACCACCGCCGAGCTTTCCTCCATCGCCGCCGCGCTTTCCCCTTGCTCACCGGCGTGTAATTTCTTAATCTTCGGTTTAACCCACGAATCCCTCCTCTGGCGCGCACTCAACCACGGCGGCGTCACCGTCTTCCTCGACGAAAACGAGTTCCATGTCTCCAAATTCGAGCAATCCAACCCCGGAATCGAAGCGTACGATGTTCAATACACAACGAAAGTGAGCCAGATGAAGGAGCTTCTAATTCAAGCTCAATCGCACGCCGACAACGAGTGCAAACCCGTTCAAAACCTCTTATTCTCCGAATGCAAACTCGGCATCAACGATTTGCCTAACCACATTTACCAAGTCCCATGGGACGTGATTCTCGTCGACGGGCCACGTGGGTACAGCCCCACATCGCCGGGAAGAATGTCGGCGATCTTCACCGCCGGAGTTTTGGCTAGAAGCAAATGTGGGAAACGGAATTCGAAAACCCATGTGTTCGTTCACGAAATGGGGCGGGAGGTTGAGAGGATTTACAGCGAGGAGTTTCTTTGCCGGGAAAATTTGTCGGAATCAGTGGATTCATTGGGGCATTTCGTGGTGGAGAAGAGAATGCAGGGAAATGGCGGAAGATTCTGTAAGAATTCATCTTCTAGTTCGTCGATTTTAAGGTAA
- the LOC111811287 gene encoding scopoletin glucosyltransferase-like, whose product MGSEPRQLHIFLFPFMAHGHIIPFVDMAKLFVSRGAKITIVTTPLNSISISKSLQNFTSQIELIVLKFPVAEVGLPDTCENADSLPSPDYVPKFFEASTLLQAPFEQALLQSRPDCLVADMFFPWTNDLAAKIGIPRLIFHGTGAFSLCASDFMRLHKPEKNVSSETEPFLIPYLPGDIKITKMKLPSNFREDTQTEFSKFFNEVKESESNCYGVVVNSFYELETEYVDCYRDVLRRKAWPIGPLSLCNNGAREIAQRGKESAIDEHECLKWLDSQKPNSVVYVCFGSLAKFNSAQLKEIAIGLEASGKSFIWVVRKVNGEDKEEDQNWLPEGFEQRMEGKGLIIRGWAPQVLILNHPAVGGFVTHCGWNSTLEGVAAGVPMVTWPVSAEQFYNEILVTEVLKTGVAVGVQKWVPGVGDFIGGEAVEKAIRRVMDDEEGVEMRNRAAENAEKAKKAVGNDGSSYRNLDALIEELKSLAF is encoded by the coding sequence ATGGGAAGCGAACCTCGACAGCTCCATATCTTCTTGTTCCCCTTCATGGCTCACGGCCACATCATCCCCTTCGTCGATATGGCCAAGCTATTCGTATCTCGTGGCGCCAAGATCACTATTGTCACCACCCCTCTCAactccatctccatctccaaATCCCTTCAAAATTTCACTTCACAGATTGAGCTGATTGTCCTCAAATTCCCTGTTGCTGAAGTGGGCCTTCCGGATACTTGCGAAAACGCTGATTCCCTTCCAAGTCCGGATTATGTCCCCAAATTCTTCGAAGCTTCCACCTTACTTCAAGCCCCTTTTGAGCAGGCTCTGCTTCAGAGCCGCCCTGATTGCCTCGTTGCTGACATGTTCTTCCCTTGGACTAATGATCTCGCCGCGAAAATTGGTATCCCCAGGTTGATTTTTCATGGGACTGGTGCTTTTTCGCTTTGTGCTTCTGATTTCATGAGACTTCACAAGCCtgaaaagaatgtttcgtcgGAAACAGAGCCTTTTCTCATTCCTTATCTCCCCGGAGATATTAAGATAACGAAAATGAAACTCCCTTCAAACTTTCGGGAAGATACCCAGACTGAATTTAGTAAATTCTTCAACGAGGTTAAAGAATCGGAATCGAATTGCTATGGGGTTGTTGTGAATAGTTTTTACGAGCTGGAAACAGAGTATGTTGATTGTTACAGAGATGTGTTGCGACGAAAGGCATGGCCTATTGGTCCACTTTCATTATGCAACAATGGAGCTCGTGAAATTGCGCAGAGAGGAAAAGAATCCGCCATTGATGAACACGAGTGCTTGAAATGGCTCGATTCCCAGAAACCCAATTCGGTTGTGTATGTCTGTTTTGGAAGTTTGGCGAAATTCAACTCTGCTCAGCTCAAGGAGATAGCTATTGGGCTTGAGGCTTCTGGGAAAAGCTTCATATGGGTTGTCCGGAAAGTGAACGGAGAAGACAAGGAAGAGGATCAAAATTGGCTGCCGGAGGGGTTCGAACAGAGGATGGAAGGAAAAGGGCTGATTATAAGAGGATGGGCGCCGCAAGTTCTGATATTGAATCACCCGGCGGTGGGTGGATTTGTAACACACTGCGGGTGGAATTCGACGCTGGAAGGGGTTGCCGCCGGCGTTCCGATGGTGACATGGCCGGTATCGGCGGAGCAGTTTTACAATGAGATATTAGTGACAGAGGTGCTGAAAACAGGGGTCGCTGTCGGGGTTCAGAAATGGGTGCCTGGTGTCGGAGATTTCATCGGAGGGGAAGCTGTGGAGAAGGCGATAAGGAGAGTAATGGACGATGAAGAAGGTGTAGAGATGAGAAACAGAGCAGCAGAGAATGCAGAGAAGGCGAAGAAGGCCGTCGGGAACGACGGATCATCGTACCGGAATCTGGATGCGTTGATTGAGGAGCTGAAATCGTTGGCGTTTTAG
- the LOC111811274 gene encoding uncharacterized protein At4g06744-like, whose product MAKISAFASLSIFNLLLFSSFSALALDIGIGIGIGIGGGSNSPPPSTSPDCNTPPPPPPPPPPRPPSPPPPLPSKPAPATSPKHRSPKRSPPRPPTLRFESKRIEIAYRVIQNYKSRIENDPLKVMATWNGTDVCSYKGFRCDKYPDAENKRAVSGLSFNNFNFSGSKLTLDGLADKLSDIAYFHANSNFFFGTIPKLIAMVKFLYELDLSNNKFKGSFPNEVLGAINLTFLDLRFNYYCGPVNPRLFDMDIIAAIFLNNNKFNQSIPANVGNTPARYLTFTSNEFTGEIPKSIGTGKTRKTLIEVLFSDNKLSGCLPMEIGQLENTILFDASKNTLTGPIPYSFACLAKMEVLNFANNRLYGAVPEAVCKLPNLQNFTLYNNFLTQVGPVCRSLIGRKILDVSGNCILGLPGQRSEKECSYFFSKVHSCSDEKSMKYIPCTANKYLYGDPTAGPLPPPRKMTEMRTYAALVPN is encoded by the exons ATGGCCAAAATCTCTGCTTTTGCTTCTTTATCCATCTTTAAtctcctcctcttctcttccttttccgCCCTCGCCCTCGACATCGGCATCGGCATCGGCATCGGCATTGGCGGTGGCAGCAACTCTCCTCCGCCATCGACATCTCCCGATTGTAAcactcctcctcctcctcctcctcctcctccaccacgGCCTCCGTCTCCACCTCCGCCGTTGCCATCGAAGCCAGCACCAGCGACCTCCCCGAAACATCGTTCACCGAAACGAAGTCCACCACGGCCACCGACGCTAAGATTCGAGAGCAAGAGAATCGAAATTGCTTATAGAGTGATTCAAAACTACAAAAGTAGAATCGAGAATGACCCATTGAAGGTCATGGCTACATGGAATGGGACCGATGTTTGCAGCTACAAAGGATTTAGGTGCGACAAATATCCGGATGCTGAAAACAAGAGGGCGGTGTCGGGGCTTAGCTTCAATAATTTCAACTTTAGTGGCTCTAAGCTCACTCTCGATGGGCTGGCCGACAAGTTGTCGGACATCGCATACTTCCATGCCAATTCCAACTTTTTCTTTGGCACCATACCCAAACTCATTGCCATGGTCAAGTTCTTGTACGAGCTCGATCTTAGCAACAATAAATTTAAGGGGTCGTTCCCTAATGAAGTCCTCGGCGCCATCAATCTCACGTTTTTGGACCTCCGATTCAATTACTATTGCGGTCCGGTCAACCCGAGGCTCTTTGATATGGACATTATTGCGGCCATCTTCCTCaacaataataagtttaatcAGAGCATCCCGGCTAACGTCGGCAACACACCTGCTCG GTATCTGACGTTCACGAGCAACGAGTTCACCGGTGAAATCCCAAAAAGCATCGGAACAGGAAAGACAAGGAAAACCCTAATCGAGGTCCTCTTCTCCGACAACAAGCTCTCCGGCTGCTTACCGATGGAGATCGGGCAATTAGAAAACACCATTCTCTTCGACGCGAGCAAGAACACCCTCACCGGCCCGATCCCATACTCCTTTGCTTGCTTGGCCAAAATGGAGGTTCTCAACTTCGCCAACAACCGTCTATACGGCGCCGTTCCGGAGGCGGTCTGCAAGTTACCGAACCTCCAAAACTTCACCCTTTACAACAACTTCTTGACCCAAGTCGGCCCCGTTTGCCGGAGCTTGATCGGAAGGAAAATCCTCGACGTCTCTGGAAACTGCATTTTGGGGCTGCCGGGACAGAGATCGGAGAAGGAATGTTCTTATTTCTTCAGCAAGGTTCATTCGTGTTCCGATGAGAAGTCCATGAAGTATATTCCTTGTACGGCGAATAAATACTTGTACGGCGATCCCACCGCCGGCCCACTTCCGCCGCCGAGGAAGATGACGGAGATGAGAACTTATGCCGCTCTTGTCCCCAATTGA
- the LOC111811271 gene encoding scopoletin glucosyltransferase-like produces MDTQLHMFLFPFMERGHMIPMVDMAKLLASRGVKVTVITTTLNSIAISNSIHTSKSPSASNIHLLNLEFPSAEVGMPEGFEKGDSIVSPAMFPKFISASNLLQTPFEEAVMEHHPHCIIADIFFTWVNDVATKFGIPKLNFHGTCFFSFCAMELLRIHKPYNQVSTDTEPFVIPHLPGEITYTKSKIPVFIRDDVKNDITEFFKRAQESDSTSYGVVVNSFYELEAEYADCYRNVLGRKAWHIGPLSLCNQEIEEKTQRGKESAIDEHQCLKWLDSKKPNSVVYACFGSMTKFSSDQLREIANGLEASGKDFIWVVPKLDGEDKEENQNWLPEGFEQRMEGKGLIIRGWAPQVLILDHPAMGGFVTHCGWNSTLEGVAAGVPMVTWPVAGEQFSNEKLVTDVLKIGVGVGVQNWVRSLGDLIKCEAVEKAIRRVMEGEEAEEMRNRAKELGEMAKRAVAENGSSYSDLDALIKEMKSFAF; encoded by the coding sequence ATGGACACTCAGCTCCACATGTTCTTGTTCCCTTTCATGGAGCGCGGACACATGATTCCCATGGTCGACATGGCCAAGTTGCTTGCATCTCGCGGCGTCAAGGTCACCGTCATCACGACCACTCTCAATTCCATAGCCATCTCTAACTCAATCCACACTTCCAAATCCCCCTCTGCTTCCAATATTCATCTTCTCAACCTCGAATTCCCCTCTGCCGAAGTGGGTATGCCAGAAGGGTTTGAAAAAGGCGACTCCATTGTCAGCCCCGCTATGTTTCCCAAATTTATCTCTGCTTCGAATTTGCTTCAAACCCCATTTGAGGAGGCTGTAATGGAACACCACCCCCATTGCATCATCGCCGATATTTTCTTCACTTGGGTCAATGACGTTGCTACTAAATTTGGCATCCCCAAGCTGAATTTCCATGGTACTTGTTTTTTCTCCTTCTGTGCTATGGAGTTATTGAGGATTCACAAGCCTTATAACCAGGTTTCCACCGATACAGAGCCGTTTGTCATTCCTCATCTTCCCGGGGAGATTACTTACACGAAATCTAAAATCCCCGTGTTCATACGGGACGATGTCAAAAATGATATAACAGAGTTTTTTAAGAGGGCCCAAGAGTCGGATTCCACGTCTTATGGGGTTGTTGTGAACAGTTTTTACGAGCTGGAAGCAGAGTATGCTGATTGCTATAGGAATGTGTTGGGAAGAAAGGCGTGGCATATTGGTCCACTTTCGTTGTGCAATcaggaaattgaagaaaaaactcaGAGAGGAAAGGAATCCGCCATTGATGAACACCAGTGCTTGAAATGGCTTGACTCCAAAAAACCCAATTCGGTTGTGTATGCGTGTTTTGGAAGTATGACGAAATTCAGCTCCGATCAGCTGAGGGAGATTGCAAATGGGCTTGAAGCTTCTGGGAAAGATTTCATATGGGTTGTCCCGAAATTGGACGGAGAAGACAAGGAAGAGAATCAAAATTGGCTGCCGGAGGGGTTCGAACAGAGGATGGAAGGAAAAGGGTTGATTATAAGAGGATGGGCGCCGCAAGTTCTGATATTGGATCATCCGGCGATGGGTGGATTTGTGACACACTGCGGGTGGAATTCGACGCTGGAAGGGGTAGCCGCCGGCGTTCCGATGGTGACATGGCCGGTGGCCGGTGAGCAGTTTTCGAACGAGAAACTAGTGACAGATGTGTTGAAAATAGGAGTTGGTGTTGGGGTTCAGAATTGGGTGAGAAGTTTGGGGGATCTCATCAAATGTGAAGCTGTGGAGAAGGCAATAAGGAGAGTAATGGAGGGGGAAGAAGCAGAGGAGATGAGAAACAGAGCTAAGGAATTGGGAGAGATGGCGAAGAGAGCCGTTGCTGAAAATGGATCGTCTTATTCCGATTTAGATGCTttgataaaagaaatgaaatcgTTCGCGTTTTGA